In one window of Bacteriovorax sp. BAL6_X DNA:
- a CDS encoding septation protein IspZ gives MKKNNLFLISFLPALLYWYLEETQTVEIAIIGGLSLAILEIIFEKVFFKHIHSISKLNFIIILILGPISLIGHDGVWFKLQPFFTGLFLSGFLIFNLNQGKSLMLTMMEDMEKKANVPEEIMTKIEYHLAYFLLFNGIFMGYLAIYESTSRWAFFKSIGFYIVFAVFLVLEIILIRREVKKIMLEQMQAQADMIQTHHGGQID, from the coding sequence ATGAAAAAGAATAACTTATTTCTGATATCGTTTCTTCCTGCTCTGCTGTACTGGTATCTTGAAGAAACACAGACAGTGGAGATTGCCATTATCGGCGGTCTTTCGCTGGCGATTTTAGAAATCATTTTTGAAAAGGTATTCTTTAAGCATATTCATTCAATTTCTAAATTAAATTTTATCATTATTCTAATTCTTGGCCCAATCTCCTTGATTGGCCATGATGGAGTTTGGTTTAAGTTACAGCCATTCTTTACAGGACTTTTTTTAAGCGGATTCCTTATCTTTAATCTAAATCAGGGCAAGAGTCTTATGCTTACGATGATGGAAGATATGGAAAAGAAGGCCAATGTACCAGAAGAGATAATGACAAAGATTGAGTACCACTTGGCCTACTTTCTTTTATTCAATGGTATTTTTATGGGTTACTTGGCCATCTATGAATCGACTTCACGTTGGGCCTTTTTTAAGTCTATTGGATTCTATATTGTTTTTGCGGTCTTTTTAGTTTTAGAAATTATTTTAATTAGACGTGAAGTAAAGAAGATTATGCTTGAGCAAATGCAGGCCCAAGCCGATATGATTCAAACACACCACGGAGGCCAAATTGACTAA
- a CDS encoding protein kinase, with protein sequence MTKASDIVEIEEFDISPGRTIANRYVVLEKLGSGYEGEVYRVREKHTNIERAIKIYFPQRNKKFKVSTRYALKLEKLSHSPIVMDCISHELVTLKGQKVACLTSEFIEGEMLGEFIQKQKGKRLEIFSAIHLLYSIVVGVESIHLEGEYHGDLHTENIIIRRFGLEFDLKIIDLHHWGDSKKDNRDEDIIKIIRIFYDILGGQKHYKKLSPSIKYIICGLKRGIILKRFKNISMLRYHLETMDWSDAV encoded by the coding sequence TTGACTAAGGCAAGCGATATTGTTGAAATTGAAGAGTTTGATATTTCTCCAGGAAGAACAATTGCAAATCGCTATGTGGTTCTCGAAAAACTAGGTTCGGGATATGAAGGTGAGGTTTACCGCGTAAGGGAGAAACACACCAATATAGAAAGGGCCATTAAGATCTATTTCCCACAAAGAAATAAGAAATTTAAAGTGAGCACAAGATATGCTCTTAAACTTGAAAAACTCAGTCATAGTCCAATTGTGATGGACTGTATTTCACATGAGCTAGTGACATTAAAAGGTCAGAAAGTTGCATGTTTAACTTCTGAGTTTATTGAAGGAGAGATGCTTGGAGAGTTTATCCAAAAGCAAAAAGGTAAGCGCCTTGAGATTTTCTCTGCCATTCATTTGCTTTATTCAATTGTCGTAGGAGTTGAGTCTATTCACCTTGAAGGTGAGTATCACGGAGATCTTCATACTGAAAATATTATCATTCGCCGCTTTGGGTTAGAGTTTGATTTAAAGATTATCGATCTTCACCACTGGGGAGATTCTAAAAAAGATAATCGCGACGAAGATATTATTAAAATCATCAGAATTTTCTATGATATCCTAGGAGGACAGAAGCATTATAAGAAATTATCTCCTTCCATTAAGTACATCATATGTGGACTTAAGCGTGGGATCATTCTTAAACGATTTAAAAATATCAGTATGCTTCGTTACCACCTAGAAACCATGGATTGGTCAGATGCCGTTTAA
- a CDS encoding PP2C family serine/threonine-protein phosphatase, with the protein MPFKKIICDINEFESDLFDFGDYRIGYFISRHKYKEGADNNEDSLFISGEEKAFVFGVADGAGGHPRGRDASVAISEELATYKESINCLEIIESANQKVNDLKAGARSTLAFAEIKNDFIRFFHVGDSEILYWNAHGNEIYTSTPHSGVGHMVKAGVLGQEESLAHPERNYVNNLMGDDLIKIESTSASAIKKGHTILIGSDGLFDNIPHDSLTELIGQGIFDKSFEALVEFCKNQTEDRWLKYDDTSFIVIRKIKA; encoded by the coding sequence ATGCCGTTTAAGAAAATTATTTGTGACATAAATGAATTTGAAAGTGATCTCTTTGATTTTGGAGATTACCGTATTGGTTATTTTATCTCTCGTCATAAGTATAAAGAGGGTGCTGATAATAATGAAGACTCTCTCTTTATTAGTGGAGAGGAGAAGGCTTTTGTCTTTGGTGTTGCTGATGGTGCAGGTGGACACCCTCGTGGACGAGATGCATCTGTTGCTATTAGTGAGGAATTGGCCACTTATAAGGAAAGTATTAATTGTCTTGAGATTATTGAATCGGCCAATCAGAAGGTCAATGATTTAAAGGCCGGGGCAAGATCGACCCTTGCATTTGCTGAAATAAAGAATGACTTTATTCGATTCTTTCATGTTGGGGACTCTGAAATTCTTTATTGGAATGCCCACGGAAATGAAATCTATACTTCAACTCCACACTCTGGTGTTGGCCATATGGTTAAGGCCGGGGTCCTCGGTCAGGAAGAATCTCTTGCTCACCCCGAAAGAAATTATGTGAATAACCTGATGGGGGATGATCTCATTAAGATCGAATCAACATCAGCATCAGCTATTAAGAAAGGTCACACTATCTTAATTGGCAGTGATGGCCTCTTTGATAATATCCCTCACGATTCTCTAACTGAACTTATTGGCCAAGGTATTTTTGATAAATCATTTGAGGCCCTTGTTGAATTCTGTAAGAATCAAACCGAAGATCGCTGGCTCAAGTACGATGATACGTCTTTTATTGTGATTCGAAAGATTAAAGCCTAG
- the pheA gene encoding prephenate dehydratase — MKVAFQGTKGSYSEEALYKYFGKDVEAVGIALSEDVCSALENEEVACAILPIENSIVGNVDINMDLIFKHDFFAIGELYLEINHCLMANPGVETSDINAVYSHPIALAQCHGHFKKHNLKPVAEFDTAGSAKIISESKSNNEACVGSRLCAEYYGLNIIQEKIQDEADNYTRFLIFVKEKNIPTGIGKEKTSIAFTTKHHPGALLGCLQVFASYDINLTKLESRPIPHQPFKYIFYVDFMGALHDKKVQECLKELKRDANDIKILGSYPAGTF; from the coding sequence TTGAAAGTAGCTTTTCAAGGAACTAAAGGCTCTTATTCGGAAGAGGCCCTTTATAAATACTTTGGTAAAGATGTTGAAGCTGTGGGAATCGCCCTAAGTGAAGACGTATGTAGCGCCCTTGAAAATGAAGAAGTCGCTTGTGCCATCCTCCCTATCGAAAATAGCATCGTCGGAAACGTCGATATCAATATGGATTTAATTTTTAAACATGACTTCTTTGCCATTGGCGAACTCTACCTAGAAATTAACCATTGCCTCATGGCAAATCCGGGTGTGGAGACAAGCGACATTAACGCTGTCTATTCACACCCGATTGCTTTGGCCCAATGCCATGGGCATTTCAAAAAGCATAACCTTAAGCCTGTTGCAGAATTCGACACGGCAGGCTCTGCTAAAATCATTTCAGAGTCAAAATCAAATAATGAAGCCTGCGTTGGATCACGCCTGTGTGCTGAGTACTACGGTCTCAATATCATCCAAGAAAAAATTCAAGATGAAGCAGATAATTACACACGCTTTCTCATTTTTGTAAAAGAAAAGAATATTCCAACAGGAATAGGAAAAGAAAAGACATCAATTGCCTTTACCACGAAACACCACCCTGGTGCTCTTCTTGGCTGTCTTCAAGTATTTGCAAGCTACGATATCAACTTAACAAAACTAGAGTCTCGTCCTATTCCTCATCAACCATTTAAGTATATCTTCTATGTTGATTTCATGGGTGCTCTTCATGATAAAAAAGTACAAGAATGCCTTAAGGAATTAAAGCGCGATGCCAATGATATTAAGATACTTGGAAGTTATCCCGCAGGAACGTTTTAG
- a CDS encoding prephenate dehydrogenase/arogenate dehydrogenase family protein, with the protein MKVGIIGFGRLGKLISKYLEEDFTVEIYDINESVKAEVEAMGCHFKPLEEVCKNPIVIPFVPMNKFESVIEEIAPLLSKDALIVDVCSVKEMPVNVMKKHLPETVSILATHPMFGPDSAGETLFGTKIAVCPVRIEDKYYQKICAFMRFHGIKVIETTAAEHDKQISHSLLLTHMIGRTLMDMDAKKLPIDTKGYRRLLKILKTVENDSWELFADMNEHNQYAKQTREDFLQSFNKVIKRLED; encoded by the coding sequence ATGAAAGTTGGAATTATTGGGTTCGGACGTTTAGGAAAATTAATTTCAAAATACCTAGAAGAAGATTTTACAGTTGAAATTTATGATATAAACGAAAGTGTAAAAGCAGAAGTTGAGGCCATGGGGTGTCACTTCAAGCCTCTTGAAGAAGTTTGTAAAAATCCAATCGTCATTCCTTTTGTTCCAATGAATAAATTTGAATCTGTTATTGAAGAGATCGCACCACTGCTATCTAAAGATGCACTAATTGTTGATGTTTGTTCCGTAAAAGAGATGCCTGTCAACGTTATGAAGAAGCATCTTCCTGAAACAGTGAGTATTCTTGCTACTCACCCAATGTTTGGGCCAGATTCAGCTGGTGAAACATTATTTGGGACCAAAATAGCTGTTTGCCCTGTTCGCATTGAAGATAAATACTATCAAAAGATTTGTGCCTTTATGCGCTTTCATGGAATCAAGGTAATAGAGACAACTGCGGCCGAGCACGATAAACAGATCTCCCACTCTCTTCTACTCACTCACATGATTGGAAGAACGCTAATGGATATGGATGCGAAAAAACTTCCGATCGACACAAAAGGTTACCGTAGACTTTTAAAAATTCTAAAGACTGTCGAAAATGATTCATGGGAGTTATTCGCTGATATGAATGAGCATAATCAATATGCCAAGCAAACTCGTGAGGACTTTCTCCAATCATTTAATAAAGTAATAAAAAGGCTTGAAGATTGA
- a CDS encoding pyridoxal phosphate-dependent aminotransferase yields the protein MKVSERVEGIAPSGSIQISAQITNLRSQGKDIIGLNIGEPDFLPKKSILEAIYEALKKGKTKYSSVSGEPELRQAIASYFNHRCKTQIKPQNILVGNGSKQIIFNSFQSILDEGDEVIVPIPYWVTIPESIKLAGGKSVFVNSQEDFHLDLDAIKNAITERTKAIYINTPNNPSGAVYTRQELTKLGEMAIAHDLIIVSDEAYEALTYDCEFVSPLMLGKEIADRSISIQSFSKSFCMTGFRVGYMIAKEEFIKKVDSFQGHLCGNIPPFTQYGAINAIEHSDEIIGDMLETMTVRKERAYELFSQIFKVTQPQGAFYLFLDIKPFIEKGIVNDSVEMVQKLIEEAGVALVPGKFFGQDDYIRLAFTDSVERIEQAYKNIKKVLC from the coding sequence ATGAAAGTATCTGAAAGAGTAGAGGGAATTGCTCCGTCTGGTAGTATCCAGATCTCGGCACAAATCACGAACCTTAGAAGCCAAGGAAAGGACATCATCGGTCTTAATATTGGTGAGCCTGACTTTTTGCCAAAGAAAAGCATTCTTGAGGCAATTTATGAGGCCCTTAAGAAAGGGAAAACTAAGTACTCTTCTGTCAGTGGTGAGCCTGAATTAAGGCAGGCCATTGCAAGCTACTTTAATCATCGTTGTAAGACTCAAATAAAACCTCAAAATATCTTAGTTGGAAACGGCTCAAAACAAATTATCTTCAATTCATTTCAGTCAATACTAGATGAGGGCGATGAAGTTATCGTTCCTATTCCATACTGGGTCACAATTCCAGAGAGTATCAAGCTTGCTGGAGGAAAGTCAGTCTTTGTTAATTCACAAGAAGATTTTCACCTAGACTTGGATGCAATCAAAAATGCAATTACAGAAAGAACAAAAGCAATCTATATCAACACACCAAATAATCCATCTGGTGCTGTTTATACAAGGCAAGAACTAACAAAACTTGGAGAAATGGCCATTGCACACGATTTGATTATCGTTAGTGATGAAGCCTATGAAGCTCTTACTTATGACTGTGAATTCGTCTCACCTCTTATGCTTGGTAAAGAAATTGCCGATCGATCAATTTCGATTCAAAGTTTCTCAAAATCATTTTGTATGACAGGCTTTCGCGTCGGTTACATGATTGCCAAGGAAGAGTTCATTAAGAAAGTAGATAGCTTCCAAGGCCATCTATGTGGAAATATTCCACCATTTACACAATATGGTGCCATCAATGCCATCGAGCATAGTGATGAAATCATTGGAGATATGTTAGAGACAATGACGGTACGTAAAGAACGTGCTTATGAGTTATTCTCTCAAATCTTTAAAGTAACTCAACCTCAAGGTGCCTTCTACCTTTTTCTTGATATCAAACCATTTATTGAGAAAGGTATTGTGAATGACTCAGTTGAGATGGTGCAAAAGCTAATTGAAGAAGCTGGCGTTGCCCTTGTTCCTGGAAAGTTCTTTGGACAAGATGATTATATCCGTCTCGCATTTACTGATTCAGTAGAACGAATTGAACAAGCTTACAAAAATATAAAAAAGGTTCTTTGTTAA
- a CDS encoding chorismate mutase yields MKIAPLNSWIKIDEKPLVIAGPCSAESEEQVYQIAKELVENGKVDAFRAGIWKPRTRPNTFEGVGLVGLPWMEQVRKDFNIPITTEVANASHVELALKHNVDILWIGARTTVSPFAVQEIAEALKGVDIPVMVKNPINLDLALWMGAIERFSNVGLDKLAAIHRGFSSAEKTKYRNKPYWAIPIELKRLMPDLPIICDPSHIAGNRNLIGEVCQKAMDMNMDGVMVETHITPEKALSDAAQQVTPKMLHEIITHLQVRDAVGHNDGFEDELNKLRNKIDQIDNDILEFMHMRMNIVKQIGALKSANNVTPLQVGRMDALMNDRIAKGEKLSLDRRFVEELYHAIHTESVREQTRMMNDFKKES; encoded by the coding sequence ATGAAAATTGCGCCACTAAACTCTTGGATTAAAATTGATGAAAAGCCTCTTGTTATCGCTGGGCCATGTTCAGCAGAAAGTGAAGAGCAAGTTTATCAGATTGCAAAAGAGCTAGTTGAAAATGGCAAAGTGGACGCCTTTCGTGCAGGTATCTGGAAGCCAAGAACTCGCCCAAATACATTTGAAGGTGTAGGACTAGTTGGCCTTCCTTGGATGGAACAAGTTAGAAAAGATTTTAATATTCCTATTACAACAGAAGTTGCTAATGCTTCTCACGTTGAATTAGCTCTAAAGCACAATGTGGATATTCTTTGGATTGGAGCACGTACGACGGTTTCACCTTTTGCTGTTCAAGAAATCGCTGAAGCCCTTAAAGGTGTGGATATTCCAGTCATGGTTAAAAACCCAATCAACCTAGATCTTGCGCTTTGGATGGGTGCAATTGAAAGATTTTCAAATGTAGGCCTAGATAAACTTGCTGCAATTCACAGAGGTTTTTCAAGTGCAGAAAAAACAAAGTACAGAAATAAGCCATACTGGGCCATTCCAATCGAACTTAAAAGATTAATGCCGGACCTTCCAATTATCTGTGACCCTTCACACATTGCCGGTAACAGAAATCTAATTGGAGAAGTTTGTCAGAAGGCCATGGATATGAATATGGACGGTGTGATGGTTGAAACTCATATCACTCCAGAAAAAGCACTTAGTGATGCTGCTCAACAGGTTACACCAAAGATGCTTCACGAAATCATCACTCACCTTCAAGTTAGAGATGCCGTTGGGCATAATGATGGTTTTGAAGATGAACTAAACAAGCTTAGAAATAAAATCGATCAAATTGATAATGATATCCTTGAATTCATGCATATGCGTATGAATATCGTTAAACAAATTGGAGCTCTGAAGAGTGCAAATAACGTCACTCCACTTCAAGTTGGAAGAATGGATGCTCTAATGAATGATCGTATTGCTAAGGGAGAAAAGCTTTCACTAGATCGCAGATTTGTTGAAGAGCTTTACCATGCAATCCACACTGAATCTGTTAGAGAACAAACTCGTATGATGAATGATTTTAAAAAAGAATCATAA
- a CDS encoding 6-carboxytetrahydropterin synthase → MATFKSTKHFYGFPCTHRQWKADSHCRFVHGYSRSFHFEFECSELTKEMWVMDFGDLKDVKAWLDDMFDHTFLASQDDPFMEEFKKLDEAGVVQLRVLPNAGMEGTAEFVYEKMSELIKKKTDGRVWISRLEVKENEKNSAIYIP, encoded by the coding sequence ATGGCCACTTTCAAATCAACAAAACACTTCTATGGTTTCCCATGTACACACCGCCAATGGAAAGCAGATTCTCACTGTCGCTTTGTTCACGGATACTCTCGCTCATTTCACTTTGAATTTGAATGCTCAGAGTTGACAAAGGAAATGTGGGTTATGGACTTCGGTGATCTTAAAGATGTAAAGGCCTGGCTTGATGATATGTTCGACCACACTTTTCTTGCATCACAAGATGATCCATTTATGGAAGAGTTTAAAAAACTTGATGAAGCAGGTGTCGTTCAACTTCGCGTTCTTCCAAATGCAGGAATGGAAGGAACGGCAGAATTCGTTTACGAAAAAATGTCTGAACTTATTAAGAAGAAAACTGACGGTCGCGTATGGATTTCACGTCTTGAAGTTAAAGAGAACGAAAAGAACTCAGCAATTTATATTCCATAA
- a CDS encoding DNA polymerase II, translated as MTNIISTQGFIIQDQVIDQANHMELIFWIKTPEDVVKVIISNERPLFFIESDANLNISFQGERKKLNLKAFNGRTLDGIYFNRHKDLMDTREHFHKNGIRTYESDVRPNERFLMERFINGEVLIQGQAQVMGNVRVFHNPQMKALGIHESAQKSTPNFNIMSLDIETSMGNDLYSIAIHQIGDRDIKKVYMVDESGQYSNDELTTFYRSEKELMISFINDFPNYDPDFIVGWHVIGFDLKFLERKCQQFGIKFNLGRDGSQVRLRERKGAGWFSTIIGRQVIDGPPTLRAAFYQFENFKLDTVATAVLGANKDITETGMDKVEEITRRFLEEKHSLAKYNILDCTLVLDIYKKLEIIDHLYRRVQLSGMLIDRLSGSTRAFDHIYLPRLHRKGFIAGNTLDIDKESASLGGLVIEGTKGLHENVVVLDFKSLYPTIIKTFKIDPLSRLKGDVNSTILKNGVAFSKSEHILPEQIDFLLKQREIAKTRQDKNLSQAVKILMNSFYGVMGSGGCRFYHADLATSITSTGQWLLNESMNYARSLGYEVVYGDTDSVFIKLKFLETSQKDKAGTELARKITTHLTELIERDYNLESHLEMEYEKCFKKLFIPESRSSEVGAKKRYAGIFDNGELYFSGMEFVRSDWTKAAKSFQYEIYKRFFNAESLNEYIKNYVNDLKCGLFDKELIYSKRLSKDISEYTKTNPPHVKAARLLQEKEPDKNIRKIDYLITMHGPVPLDFAPKDIDYQHYIDKQLSPVATDVLKFMGISFDDIVMGSQMSLFE; from the coding sequence ATGACGAATATCATAAGTACACAGGGTTTTATTATTCAAGATCAAGTTATTGATCAGGCCAATCATATGGAGCTTATCTTTTGGATTAAAACACCAGAAGATGTTGTTAAGGTTATTATTTCAAACGAGCGCCCTCTCTTTTTTATTGAAAGTGATGCCAACTTAAATATTAGCTTTCAAGGAGAGAGAAAGAAGTTAAACCTAAAGGCCTTCAATGGTAGAACCTTAGATGGTATTTATTTTAATCGTCATAAAGATCTCATGGATACAAGAGAGCATTTTCATAAAAATGGAATCCGTACCTATGAAAGTGATGTTAGACCAAATGAACGGTTTTTGATGGAGAGATTCATTAATGGTGAAGTTCTAATTCAAGGACAAGCTCAAGTGATGGGGAATGTACGTGTTTTTCATAACCCACAAATGAAGGCCCTGGGAATTCACGAGTCTGCACAAAAGTCTACGCCTAATTTTAATATTATGTCCTTAGATATTGAAACGAGTATGGGAAATGACCTTTACTCAATTGCAATTCATCAAATAGGTGATCGCGATATTAAAAAAGTTTATATGGTTGATGAAAGTGGCCAGTACTCAAATGATGAGTTAACAACTTTCTATCGCAGTGAAAAAGAGTTAATGATTTCATTCATTAACGATTTTCCTAATTATGATCCAGACTTTATTGTGGGCTGGCACGTTATTGGTTTTGATCTAAAGTTCTTAGAACGCAAGTGCCAACAATTTGGTATTAAATTTAATCTTGGGCGCGATGGCTCTCAAGTTCGTTTGAGAGAAAGAAAGGGCGCAGGTTGGTTTTCAACGATTATTGGTCGCCAAGTCATCGATGGTCCTCCAACTTTAAGAGCAGCTTTTTATCAATTTGAAAACTTTAAGCTTGATACTGTTGCTACTGCCGTTCTTGGTGCTAATAAAGATATAACTGAGACAGGAATGGATAAAGTTGAAGAGATCACAAGACGCTTCTTAGAAGAGAAGCACTCTCTTGCAAAATATAATATTCTCGACTGTACTCTCGTTCTTGATATTTATAAGAAATTAGAAATTATAGATCATCTTTATCGCCGTGTACAACTTAGTGGAATGCTTATTGATCGTCTCTCTGGTTCAACTCGTGCATTTGATCATATCTATCTACCTCGACTTCACCGCAAGGGATTTATTGCAGGAAATACCTTAGATATTGATAAGGAAAGTGCATCTCTTGGTGGACTGGTTATTGAAGGAACCAAGGGATTACATGAAAACGTTGTGGTTCTAGATTTTAAGTCACTGTATCCAACGATCATTAAAACTTTTAAAATAGACCCTCTTTCTCGTTTAAAAGGTGATGTAAATTCAACAATTCTTAAAAATGGTGTTGCCTTCTCTAAATCGGAGCATATTCTTCCTGAGCAAATTGACTTTCTTTTAAAACAGAGAGAAATTGCAAAGACGAGACAAGATAAGAACTTATCACAAGCAGTAAAGATTTTAATGAATTCATTTTACGGTGTGATGGGATCTGGTGGTTGTCGCTTCTATCATGCGGATCTTGCAACCTCGATAACTTCAACAGGGCAATGGCTTTTAAATGAGTCTATGAACTATGCCCGCTCACTTGGTTATGAAGTTGTTTACGGTGATACTGACTCTGTTTTTATCAAACTAAAATTCTTAGAAACTTCTCAAAAGGATAAAGCTGGTACAGAACTAGCACGTAAAATAACAACTCATTTAACAGAATTGATTGAAAGAGATTATAATCTTGAGTCACATCTTGAAATGGAATATGAAAAGTGTTTTAAAAAGCTTTTTATTCCCGAATCACGAAGTTCTGAAGTAGGGGCGAAGAAGCGCTATGCCGGTATTTTTGATAACGGTGAATTGTATTTTTCTGGAATGGAATTTGTTCGCTCCGATTGGACGAAGGCCGCAAAGAGTTTTCAATATGAGATTTATAAAAGATTCTTTAATGCGGAATCTTTAAATGAATATATTAAGAATTATGTAAATGATCTTAAATGTGGCCTATTTGATAAAGAACTGATTTATTCAAAGAGGTTATCAAAAGATATTAGTGAATATACAAAGACAAACCCTCCTCATGTAAAGGCCGCAAGGTTATTACAAGAAAAGGAGCCTGATAAGAATATCAGAAAAATCGACTACTTAATAACGATGCATGGCCCAGTTCCTCTGGACTTTGCTCCGAAAGATATCGATTATCAACACTATATTGATAAACAACTGTCTCCAGTGGCAACAGATGTGCTAAAATTTATGGGTATCTCCTTTGACGATATTGTCATGGGTTCACAAATGAGTTTATTTGAATGA
- a CDS encoding YggT family protein: MIRTLIDIYIFILIIDVIISYIPQYKSHPICVRIKQLSDYTCGPVRRMLPEMDIPFDISPMIVILFLKIFVAVF; encoded by the coding sequence TTGATTCGAACATTAATTGATATTTATATTTTTATTCTCATTATTGATGTGATTATTTCTTATATTCCTCAATATAAGTCACATCCAATTTGTGTAAGAATTAAGCAGCTCTCAGACTACACGTGTGGACCCGTTCGTCGTATGTTACCTGAAATGGATATACCTTTTGATATTTCTCCCATGATCGTCATTTTATTTTTAAAGATTTTTGTCGCAGTTTTTTAG
- a CDS encoding septum formation initiator family protein codes for MQFSLGRNRGPSASGSASKTNSSSEQNSRSAAMQKAIERNRAKMASRGTSRSMGTPPPTPGASATARPRPRPMSAPSRDEGESSESGSSVLAKLRAQRAQREASGNPKPAATPSPSASVSGTPTRKPITQADNIEMSSPLRKKATAPAAVNYADQTPAKAITKAKAAVSAKRKVKSKSKKKGELTHWGVKLCWGFCLFLLGRLVFSQGGVIEYFDKKSTLDQAYHEVTLLKAENDGLMKELDLIRNNHRYKKKLVRDHLGYIARDEYLILFPETSETSGAGLSSI; via the coding sequence TTGCAGTTTTCACTAGGAAGAAATCGTGGACCTTCTGCGTCAGGGTCTGCATCGAAGACTAATAGTAGTTCAGAGCAAAATTCAAGAAGTGCAGCAATGCAAAAGGCGATTGAGAGAAATCGTGCAAAGATGGCCTCTAGAGGCACTTCTAGATCGATGGGAACTCCACCTCCAACTCCTGGTGCATCAGCGACAGCTCGTCCAAGACCAAGACCGATGTCTGCTCCATCACGTGATGAGGGAGAGTCTAGTGAATCGGGCTCTTCTGTTTTAGCAAAACTTCGTGCTCAACGCGCTCAACGAGAGGCCAGTGGTAATCCAAAGCCGGCCGCTACACCATCTCCCTCTGCTTCGGTAAGTGGGACGCCAACAAGAAAACCAATTACTCAAGCTGATAATATTGAGATGTCTTCTCCGCTAAGAAAGAAGGCGACTGCGCCGGCAGCTGTTAACTATGCTGATCAAACTCCGGCCAAAGCAATCACCAAGGCCAAAGCGGCCGTTAGTGCAAAGAGAAAAGTTAAATCTAAATCAAAGAAGAAAGGTGAGCTTACACATTGGGGTGTGAAGCTTTGCTGGGGGTTTTGCTTATTCCTACTTGGACGTTTAGTATTTTCTCAAGGTGGAGTTATTGAGTACTTTGATAAGAAGTCTACACTTGATCAAGCCTATCATGAAGTAACTTTACTTAAAGCAGAGAATGATGGCCTAATGAAAGAACTGGATCTAATTAGAAATAATCACCGCTACAAGAAAAAGCTTGTGCGTGATCACCTTGGTTATATCGCACGTGATGAATATCTTATTTTATTCCCAGAGACTTCTGAAACTTCTGGGGCAGGGCTTTCTTCCATTTAA
- a CDS encoding DUF192 domain-containing protein — protein sequence MKFITNSSHILSTFFVFLTLTLGTSSHAQFINKKWPEKILITPKNSEIKVSWAVSEEEKQQGLSGLKPSKMKKNEGLVFVYPKEMPLKFWMPDTHFDLDIIFLDKNFKVVAIETLPNYPSRNKPQLIPTTKVYQAQFVLELHARMAKKYGISKGSQLKWKKALPQKFQKSLGIK from the coding sequence ATGAAATTTATAACAAATTCTTCACATATTCTCAGTACATTTTTTGTCTTTCTTACATTAACGCTAGGCACAAGTTCCCATGCTCAATTCATAAATAAGAAGTGGCCTGAGAAAATCCTAATCACACCAAAGAATAGTGAGATAAAAGTCTCTTGGGCCGTCTCAGAAGAAGAGAAGCAACAGGGATTAAGTGGACTCAAGCCCAGCAAAATGAAAAAGAATGAAGGCCTTGTCTTTGTTTATCCAAAAGAGATGCCCCTAAAGTTTTGGATGCCTGATACTCATTTTGATCTCGATATTATTTTTTTAGATAAGAATTTTAAAGTAGTAGCAATTGAAACACTACCCAATTATCCGAGTCGTAATAAACCTCAACTCATACCCACGACAAAGGTTTATCAGGCCCAATTTGTACTAGAACTACATGCCAGAATGGCAAAGAAGTATGGAATTTCCAAGGGCTCCCAACTTAAATGGAAGAAAGCCCTGCCCCAGAAGTTTCAGAAGTCTCTGGGAATAAAATAA